One Salvelinus namaycush isolate Seneca chromosome 29, SaNama_1.0, whole genome shotgun sequence genomic region harbors:
- the angel2 gene encoding protein angel homolog 2 — protein MSRHQNLNHVYPNADRNQPMFSRHLTAFGSHWLPPTQAPLGGWRNVHFPSYPCRPGVPPSPQLSHPTRHLSGAFQPQDTHNTNWARLQSKQHLPPGFPFHGFPHRHFHLGLMERSDKEPPYKRRRSSEERAPGDRSKGSPKREYAPRQARSATTSPNYWFKDGNPPPPGTSPPRQALELKRQWEDFSHCYKSRPQSGGGRREPPFEFSVMSYNILSQDLLHDNNYLYKHCSSSILNWNHRLSNILKELKEHNADIMCLQEVQEDHYEKQIKPSLEALGYQCEYKRRTGRKPDGCAVVYKKDRFSLLSSHPVEYFRRGIPLLDRDNVGLVLLLRPTGSSRPEDCVCVANTHLLYNPRRGDIKLAQLAMLLAEISTVSRLPDGSSCPIVLCGDFNSVPWSPLYSFVRESRLEYDGIPIGKVSGQEENPRGQRILTVPIWPLSLGVTQQCQYATAPTDVDGGITNLSVQDFAAQPMAAMNRPSIEHSLRLTSAYSHYLTEDSRPEITTCHSRTAITVDYIFYSAGTGDISTQPEGPLPRQGLQLLARLALVGQTDLEAVNGLPNEHNSSDHLPILACFRLCP, from the exons ATGTCTCGACATCAAAACCTAAACCATGTCTATCCAAACGCTGACCGAAA TCAACCCATGTTTTCTCGACACCTGACCGCGTTTGGCTCTCACTGGTTGCCCCCAACTCAGGCCCCATTGGGCGGCTGGAGGAACGTACATTTCCCCAGTTATCCATGTCGGCCGGGTGTGCCCCCTTCACCTCAACTCTCCCATCCCACCAGGCACCTCTCAGGGGCCTTCCAACCTCAAGATACCCACAACACCAACTGGGCAAGACTACAGTCCAAACAACACCTCCCACCAGGGTTTCCTTTTCACGGCTTTCCTCATCGACACTTCCACCTTGGACTGATGGAGCGTTCAGACAAGGAGCCTCCATACAAGCGGAGGAGGAGTTCAGAGGAGAGGGCTCCAGGGGATAGATCCAAGGGCTCCCCCAAACGAGAGTACGCACCAAGACAGGCTCGCAGTGCCACAACCAGCCCCAACTACTGGTTCAAAGACGGGAACCCACCGCCTCCTGGGACAAGTCCACCAAGACAGGCATTGG AGCTGAAGAGACAATGGGAGGACTTTTCACACTGCTATAAGTCCAGACCCCAGTCTGGTGGTGGGAGGCGAGAACCACCCTTTGAGTTCTCTGTGATGTCATATAACATCCTCTCCCAGGACCTACTACATGACAATAACTACCTGTACAAACACTGTAGCTCCTCCATCCTCAACTGGAATCACAGGCTCTCCAACATCCTGAAAGAGCTCAAAGAGCACAACGCAGAT ATAATGTGTCTGCAGGAGGTTCAAGAGGACCACTATGAAAAACAGATCAAACCCTCTCTAGAAGCATTAG GTTACCAGTGTGAGTACaagaggaggacaggcaggaagccTGACGGCTGTGCCGTGGTCTATAAGAAGGACCGCTTCTCCCTGCTGTCCAGTCACCCAGTGGAGTACTTCCGCCGGGGTATCCCCCTGCTAGACCGGGATAACGTGGGCCTGGTGCTGTTACTGCGCCCCACGGGATCCTCCAGGCCAGAGGACTGCGTTTGTGTGGCCAATACACACCTCCTGTACAACCCCCGGCGCGGGGACATTAAGCTGGCCCAGTTGGCCATGCTGCTGGCAGAGATCAGTACAGTGTCCCGCCTCCCTGATGGCAGCTCCTGTCCCATCGTGCTCTGTGGGGACTTTAACTCTGTGCCCTGGTCTCCCCTGTACAGCTTTGTTAGGGAGAGCAGGCTGGAGTACGACGGTATTCCCATAGGCAAG gtgtcAGGGCAGGAGGAGAATCCCAGAGGCCAGCGGATCCTGACCGTGCCCATTTGGCCCCTTAGCCTGGGTGTCACCCAGCAGTGTCAGTATGCGACTGCCCCTACAG ATGTTGACGGGGGAATCACCAACCTGTCTGTGCAGGACTTTGCAGCACAACCTATGGCAGCTATGAACAG ACCCAGTATAGAGCACAGTCTGAGGCTGACGTCAGCTTACTCCCACTACCTGACAGAGGACAGCAGGCCTGAGATCACCACCTGTCACTCCAGGACAGCCATCACTGTGGACTACATCTTCTACTCTGCAGGAACTGGAGACATTTCCACTCAGCCAG AGGGTCCATTGCCAAGACAAGGGCTGCAGCTGCTGGCCAGACTGGCCCTGGTGGGACAGACAGACCTGGAGGCCGTCAACGGGCTGCCCAATGAGCACAACTCCTCCGACCACCTGCCCATACTGGCTTGCTTCCGCCTCTGCCCCTGA